In one window of Nocardia brasiliensis DNA:
- a CDS encoding PH domain-containing protein — MTSESPAQRPGDNSPQLAWTTPTSALVAVTGGGVLLAVATIFAGDAPARLLIGLAAAGLLGLAGLGFRQRPRLSVAPGPQPRMVVRTLFGPTGYTREQIIRARVVDYRRLGRKMPMLEIDVNHDDTERLLIFGRWDLGTRPDEVHAALVRALGLRGNTTR; from the coding sequence GTGACGTCTGAATCTCCTGCTCAACGGCCTGGTGACAACTCACCGCAGCTGGCCTGGACCACGCCGACCTCCGCGCTCGTCGCGGTAACGGGCGGCGGCGTGCTGCTGGCCGTGGCCACGATCTTCGCCGGCGACGCGCCTGCCCGATTGCTCATCGGCCTCGCCGCGGCCGGTCTGCTCGGCCTGGCCGGGCTCGGCTTCCGGCAGCGCCCACGACTCAGCGTGGCGCCGGGCCCGCAGCCGCGAATGGTGGTCCGCACGCTGTTCGGTCCCACCGGCTACACCCGTGAGCAGATCATCCGGGCGCGCGTCGTCGACTACCGCCGCCTCGGCCGCAAGATGCCGATGCTGGAGATCGACGTCAACCACGACGACACCGAGCGCCTGCTCATCTTCGGGCGCTGGGATCTGGGCACCCGCCCCGACGAGGTGCACGCCGCCCTGGTCCGCGCACTCGGCTTGCGGGGCAATACGACACGCTGA
- a CDS encoding peptidylprolyl isomerase — MTSPNQTAVATLHTNRGDIKISLFGNHAPKTVRNFIGLADGSADYSAANASGGSSGPFYDGSVFHRVIAGFMIQGGDPTGTGRGGPGYEFGDEFHPELRFDRGYLLAMANAGPATNGSQFFITVGPQSHLNRKHTIFGEVLDPDSRKVIDAIATTPTDRNDRPLEPVEITKITIE, encoded by the coding sequence GTGACCTCACCGAATCAGACTGCTGTGGCGACGCTGCACACGAACCGCGGCGATATCAAGATCTCGCTCTTCGGTAACCACGCGCCCAAGACGGTCCGCAACTTCATCGGCCTTGCCGACGGCTCGGCCGACTACTCCGCCGCGAACGCGAGCGGTGGCAGCAGCGGGCCGTTCTACGACGGCTCCGTCTTCCACCGGGTGATAGCCGGGTTCATGATTCAGGGCGGCGACCCGACCGGCACCGGCCGCGGCGGGCCGGGCTACGAGTTCGGCGACGAATTCCACCCGGAGCTGCGTTTCGATCGCGGCTACCTGCTGGCGATGGCCAACGCCGGACCGGCGACCAACGGTTCGCAGTTCTTCATCACCGTCGGCCCGCAGTCGCACCTCAACCGCAAGCACACGATCTTCGGTGAGGTCCTCGATCCGGACTCGCGCAAGGTGATCGACGCGATCGCAACGACGCCGACCGATCGCAACGACCGTCCACTGGAACCCGTGGAAATCACCAAGATCACGATCGAATGA
- a CDS encoding DUF6374 family protein, producing the protein MPHLSRRDRARINLEQVREQLLDAAAFGKKLPPEQLEHAAGKIAEGLRVYLELTRD; encoded by the coding sequence GTGCCACACCTTTCGCGCCGGGATCGGGCCAGGATCAACCTCGAACAGGTTCGTGAACAGCTGCTCGATGCGGCAGCCTTCGGGAAGAAGCTGCCGCCCGAGCAGCTCGAGCACGCGGCGGGAAAGATCGCCGAGGGCCTGCGCGTCTACCTCGAGCTGACGCGGGACTAG
- a CDS encoding helix-turn-helix domain-containing protein: MRLGQAQRATYTVQEVADLLGMSRNNAYRAINDGEVPAKRVGRRWVVPRKTFDTWLEDCTLPEVA; this comes from the coding sequence ATGCGACTAGGTCAGGCTCAGCGAGCGACGTACACGGTGCAAGAGGTGGCAGACCTGTTGGGGATGTCGCGCAACAACGCCTATCGGGCGATCAACGATGGTGAGGTCCCGGCCAAACGGGTGGGTCGTCGGTGGGTCGTTCCGCGCAAGACCTTCGATACCTGGCTTGAAGACTGCACATTGCCGGAGGTGGCATAA
- a CDS encoding aminodeoxychorismate/anthranilate synthase component II, with product MRVLVVDNYDSFVFNLVQYLGQLGAEAIVWRNDDPKLADADAVVAQFDGILISPGPGTPDRAGASIELVRACARHAVPLLGVCLGHQAIGEAFGATVTRAPELLHGKTSSVFHVGAGVLAGLPDPFTATRYHSLTVLEETLPAAIEVLGRTESGIVMAMRHRTLPIQGVQFHPESVLTQGGHRMLANWLGVCGERPAEGLVEMLEAEVAALVLQ from the coding sequence ATGCGTGTTCTGGTCGTCGACAATTACGACAGCTTCGTGTTCAACCTGGTCCAATACCTCGGACAGTTGGGTGCCGAGGCCATCGTGTGGCGCAACGACGACCCGAAGCTGGCCGATGCCGACGCGGTGGTCGCCCAGTTCGACGGGATCCTGATCAGTCCGGGACCCGGTACCCCCGATCGTGCGGGCGCCAGCATCGAGCTGGTGCGCGCCTGCGCCCGGCACGCGGTCCCGCTGCTCGGCGTGTGCCTCGGGCATCAGGCGATCGGGGAGGCGTTCGGCGCGACCGTGACCCGCGCCCCGGAACTGCTGCACGGCAAGACCAGTTCGGTGTTCCATGTGGGCGCGGGCGTGCTGGCCGGGCTGCCCGATCCGTTCACCGCGACCCGCTACCACTCGCTCACCGTGCTGGAGGAGACCCTGCCCGCGGCGATCGAGGTGCTCGGCCGCACCGAGAGCGGCATCGTGATGGCGATGCGGCACCGCACCCTGCCGATTCAGGGCGTGCAGTTCCATCCCGAATCGGTGCTGACCCAGGGCGGGCACCGGATGCTGGCCAACTGGCTCGGCGTTTGTGGTGAACGTCCCGCCGAGGGGCTGGTCGAAATGCTCGAGGCGGAGGTCGCCGCGCTGGTGCTGCAGTGA
- a CDS encoding replication initiator, whose amino-acid sequence MNTPNTESAKAGGTAAQRRALPNLFEVAQAAADQYMVCKRPIAMRVEDPKTGTVTYEGSPCKSTIESVCPACAKANRLLRIAQCREGWHASHELVPDKTDATARQVELLTERADLVTQYRAAVAEAAEDLAESLREVIRALDEDLRETGLRGRLPALDATIKDRRKRSTRRRQDVPDLPRKKVSKSTVGQVFAGKHQPSMFVTLTMPSRGRIRRDGALDATGLPCSDGSPLDMDSYDYTGAARDIVFFSKLVDRWIQNLRRAVGRDVQYFATVEPQKRGAPHLHILIRGAISRELLKLVTAATYHQVWWPHFGPENRVYGGPHQPVWDHKRATFIDPGTGQPLTYWDDALDTLDQVDDLEPAYVVRFGSQMDRKQIKGVVPEKAGRTIGYVTKYLTKSISEIVEAQTDRAAEHYDRLHAELQNTPCSPRCAVWLEYGIVPQGVSDKTVPGRCRGKAHRRDTLGLPGRRVLVSRRWSGKTLIDHKQDRVDFVRQLLADAGIHKPDTSHYKVTPVEPGDKSRPLREHLIMGSISRRNTWRAELVKAQFAAGPPQTPETSATRQAA is encoded by the coding sequence ATGAACACCCCCAACACCGAGAGTGCGAAGGCGGGAGGGACTGCGGCCCAGCGCCGTGCCCTACCCAACCTGTTCGAGGTCGCTCAAGCTGCGGCTGATCAGTACATGGTGTGCAAGCGTCCGATCGCCATGCGCGTGGAGGACCCCAAGACCGGGACCGTCACCTACGAGGGTTCCCCGTGTAAGTCCACCATCGAGTCGGTGTGCCCGGCCTGCGCGAAAGCCAACCGGCTGCTGCGGATCGCTCAGTGCCGCGAAGGATGGCACGCCAGTCACGAACTGGTGCCCGACAAGACCGATGCGACGGCGCGTCAGGTCGAGTTGCTGACCGAACGCGCCGATCTGGTCACCCAATACCGTGCTGCGGTGGCCGAGGCGGCCGAAGACCTCGCCGAGTCCCTGCGTGAGGTGATCCGGGCCTTGGATGAGGATCTGCGGGAAACCGGCCTGCGTGGTCGTCTCCCGGCCCTGGACGCCACCATCAAGGATCGGCGTAAGCGTTCCACCAGGCGGCGTCAGGACGTGCCGGACCTGCCTCGTAAGAAGGTGTCGAAATCGACTGTGGGACAGGTCTTCGCGGGCAAGCATCAGCCCTCGATGTTCGTCACGCTCACCATGCCGAGCCGGGGCCGCATCCGTCGTGACGGTGCCCTCGACGCCACGGGGCTGCCGTGTTCGGATGGGTCGCCGCTCGACATGGACAGCTACGACTACACCGGTGCCGCACGCGACATCGTGTTCTTCTCCAAGCTGGTCGACCGCTGGATTCAGAACCTGCGCCGTGCGGTCGGGCGGGACGTGCAGTACTTCGCCACGGTGGAACCGCAGAAACGCGGGGCACCGCACCTGCACATCCTGATCCGTGGCGCGATCTCTCGCGAGCTGCTGAAGCTTGTCACCGCGGCTACCTACCACCAGGTGTGGTGGCCTCACTTCGGGCCGGAGAACCGCGTCTACGGCGGCCCGCATCAGCCGGTCTGGGATCACAAGCGCGCCACCTTCATCGACCCCGGCACCGGTCAGCCGTTGACCTACTGGGACGACGCCCTGGACACCCTCGATCAGGTCGATGACCTCGAACCCGCGTACGTGGTGCGGTTCGGTTCCCAGATGGACCGCAAGCAGATCAAGGGCGTGGTGCCGGAAAAGGCCGGCCGGACCATCGGCTACGTCACCAAGTACCTGACCAAATCCATCTCGGAGATCGTGGAAGCCCAGACCGACCGCGCAGCCGAACACTACGACCGGCTTCACGCCGAACTCCAGAACACGCCCTGCTCGCCTCGGTGTGCGGTGTGGCTCGAATACGGCATCGTCCCCCAAGGGGTCAGCGACAAGACCGTCCCTGGCCGTTGCCGTGGCAAAGCGCACCGTCGAGACACCCTCGGCTTGCCCGGTCGTCGTGTGCTGGTCTCACGCCGCTGGTCGGGCAAGACCCTCATCGACCACAAGCAAGACCGCGTGGATTTTGTTCGGCAACTGCTCGCCGACGCCGGTATCCACAAGCCCGACACCAGCCATTACAAGGTGACCCCGGTCGAGCCCGGCGACAAATCCCGGCCGTTGCGTGAGCACCTGATCATGGGCTCGATCTCCCGACGGAATACCTGGCGCGCGGAGCTGGTCAAAGCCCAGTTCGCGGCAGGCCCACCACAGACCCCAGAAACTTCGGCAACTCGGCAAGCGGCGTGA
- a CDS encoding ATP-binding cassette domain-containing protein yields MPDAIVAEGLVKRYGRLVALDGLDLTVPEGTVTALLGPNGAGKTTTVRVLSTLLIPDAGRATVAGIDVLAQPRALRSKIGASGQYAAVDEYLTGFENLEMVGRLYHMGVQRSKERARELLDRFRLSDAADRPVKGYSGGMRRRLDLAGALVANPPVLFLDEPTTGLDPRARLDLWDVIEELVAGGTTLLLTTQYMDEADRLADAIAVIDHGKVIARGTADELKTMVGGDRIELTVDHVDNLEVASQVLKGLADGEIHVEPGLRRITVPVSDGSQALVAAINRLAENDVKLHDVGLRRPSLDDVFLALTGHEAEELVNGDRTGELETTEGKSR; encoded by the coding sequence ATGCCCGACGCAATAGTCGCCGAGGGGCTGGTCAAACGATACGGCCGGCTGGTCGCGCTCGACGGCCTCGACCTCACCGTCCCCGAGGGGACCGTCACCGCGCTGCTCGGACCGAACGGCGCAGGTAAGACCACCACCGTCCGGGTGCTCAGCACGCTGCTGATACCGGACGCGGGCCGGGCCACCGTCGCGGGTATCGACGTACTCGCGCAACCACGTGCCCTGCGCTCGAAGATCGGCGCGTCGGGGCAATACGCGGCCGTCGACGAATATCTGACCGGCTTCGAGAATTTGGAAATGGTCGGGCGGCTCTATCACATGGGTGTGCAGCGCAGTAAGGAACGCGCGCGCGAACTACTCGACCGTTTTCGGCTCAGCGACGCCGCGGACCGCCCGGTGAAAGGCTATTCCGGCGGCATGCGCAGGCGCCTCGATCTGGCGGGCGCGCTGGTGGCCAACCCACCGGTGCTGTTCCTCGACGAGCCGACCACCGGCCTCGATCCCCGGGCCCGGCTCGACCTGTGGGATGTCATCGAGGAGCTGGTGGCGGGCGGCACCACGCTGCTGCTCACCACGCAGTACATGGACGAGGCGGACCGGCTTGCCGATGCCATCGCGGTGATCGACCACGGAAAAGTCATCGCGCGCGGTACCGCCGACGAGCTCAAAACCATGGTCGGCGGCGACCGGATCGAGCTGACGGTCGATCACGTGGACAACCTCGAGGTCGCCTCGCAGGTGCTGAAAGGCTTGGCGGACGGGGAGATTCACGTCGAGCCGGGGCTGCGGCGGATCACCGTGCCGGTGTCCGACGGTTCCCAGGCGTTGGTCGCCGCGATCAACCGGCTGGCCGAGAACGACGTGAAGTTGCACGACGTCGGCCTGCGTCGTCCCTCGCTCGACGACGTGTTCCTCGCCCTCACCGGGCACGAAGCCGAAGAACTCGTCAACGGCGACCGCACGGGCGAGCTGGAAACCACGGAAGGAAAGTCCCGATGA
- a CDS encoding ABC transporter permease, protein MTAAIPVLDRSSISAKLAIVTSDSLTIAKRGVIKIKRVPDVLIFSTLSPIMFVLLFAYIFGAAIDVPGMSGGYREFLIAGIFAQTVVFGASFTGAALAEDMQKGIIDRFRSLPMAPSAVLIGRTLSDVVINVVSLTVMSLTGLVVGWRIRGSFLDAVLAYALLLLFAYAVSWIMAVVGLLVRTPEVFNNASFMVVFPLTFIGNTFVPSEKLPSVLRVVAEWNPVSALTQATRDLFGNTSPLAPTPAAWSLRHPVATTLVWVVVIMVVFVPLAIRQYKKTVSR, encoded by the coding sequence ATGACCGCGGCGATTCCGGTCCTCGACCGGTCCTCGATCAGCGCGAAGCTGGCCATTGTCACCAGCGATAGCCTGACCATTGCCAAGCGCGGCGTTATCAAGATCAAACGAGTGCCCGACGTTTTGATCTTCTCGACGCTGTCGCCGATCATGTTCGTGCTGTTGTTCGCCTATATTTTCGGCGCGGCGATCGACGTGCCCGGCATGTCGGGCGGCTACCGGGAATTCCTGATCGCGGGCATTTTCGCGCAGACGGTGGTCTTCGGCGCGTCCTTCACCGGCGCCGCACTGGCCGAGGACATGCAGAAGGGCATCATCGATCGGTTCCGATCCCTGCCCATGGCTCCCTCGGCCGTACTGATCGGGCGCACCCTCAGCGACGTGGTGATCAACGTGGTCAGCCTGACCGTGATGTCACTGACCGGACTGGTGGTCGGCTGGCGGATTCGCGGTTCGTTCCTGGACGCGGTCCTGGCCTACGCGCTGTTGCTGCTGTTCGCCTACGCGGTGTCCTGGATCATGGCGGTGGTCGGGCTGTTGGTGCGCACGCCCGAGGTGTTCAACAACGCCAGCTTCATGGTGGTCTTCCCGCTGACCTTCATCGGCAACACCTTCGTGCCGAGCGAGAAGCTGCCGTCGGTGCTGCGCGTGGTCGCCGAGTGGAATCCGGTGTCCGCGTTGACCCAGGCGACGCGCGATCTGTTCGGCAACACCAGCCCACTGGCGCCCACCCCGGCGGCGTGGTCGCTGCGGCATCCGGTCGCGACCACGCTGGTATGGGTGGTGGTGATCATGGTGGTGTTCGTGCCGTTGGCGATCCGGCAGTACAAGAAGACCGTCAGCCGCTGA
- a CDS encoding DLW-39 family protein encodes MKILVVAGAVIAVLVGISKLRKRGDADMWHEVTTR; translated from the coding sequence ATGAAGATTCTGGTTGTCGCGGGTGCTGTGATCGCTGTTCTGGTCGGGATTTCGAAGCTGCGCAAGCGCGGCGACGCGGACATGTGGCACGAGGTCACCACCCGCTGA
- a CDS encoding tyrosine-type recombinase/integrase → MGFIDKTEAGKWKAFWREPSGVQRSKTFGTEREAKSFLAQVEVAKSTGTYVSPHAGRTRFGEHAQAWMKTWNHERTTTGRDESIMRTHVLAQWSDWQLGKVDHLSVQQWITELSSRRSPATVAECKRLMSGVMRSAVRNRLIGVDPTEGVKVPRRRKTDKDEARILTRDEVRQQLLPAIVPQRHRAMVALTAFAGLRWGEVAGLCEDAVDLDRGLVRVIRTVTEVGGHTEFKPFPKSAAGRRTIPLPAWVVTELRGFMAEHPRGDRGLIFANEAGAPLRRGLFRARIWRPALVRAGLLGEVCEVGDGYEAVWMDEDGSVASEVFGKYEQAVKHVAANEAGGLRFHDLRDCYGTWLADEGVEPHKIAKVMGHEKMTTTMAFYIRRQDDYDAVRGALGDDEDGDDGTASIGAVVG, encoded by the coding sequence ATGGGATTTATCGACAAGACCGAAGCGGGGAAGTGGAAAGCGTTCTGGCGCGAGCCTTCCGGCGTGCAACGGTCCAAGACCTTCGGCACCGAGCGCGAAGCCAAGTCGTTTCTCGCTCAGGTCGAGGTCGCCAAGTCCACCGGTACCTACGTCTCACCGCATGCCGGGCGTACCCGCTTCGGTGAGCACGCCCAGGCATGGATGAAGACTTGGAACCATGAACGCACGACGACCGGGCGTGATGAGTCGATCATGCGTACCCATGTGCTGGCCCAGTGGTCGGACTGGCAGCTGGGCAAGGTCGATCATCTTTCGGTGCAGCAGTGGATCACCGAATTGTCGTCGCGGCGTTCCCCGGCCACGGTTGCCGAGTGCAAGCGGCTGATGTCGGGGGTGATGCGTTCCGCGGTTCGTAATCGGTTGATCGGGGTCGATCCCACCGAGGGCGTGAAGGTGCCGCGTCGCCGCAAGACCGACAAGGACGAAGCGCGGATTCTGACCCGTGATGAAGTTCGGCAACAGCTGCTGCCCGCTATCGTCCCGCAACGGCACCGGGCCATGGTCGCGCTGACCGCATTCGCCGGACTGCGCTGGGGTGAGGTCGCCGGACTGTGCGAAGACGCGGTAGATCTCGATCGGGGATTGGTGCGTGTGATCCGCACCGTGACCGAGGTCGGCGGGCATACCGAGTTCAAGCCATTCCCCAAGTCTGCGGCGGGTCGGCGCACCATTCCGCTCCCGGCCTGGGTCGTGACCGAGCTGCGCGGATTCATGGCCGAACACCCTCGTGGCGACCGAGGCTTGATCTTCGCCAACGAGGCAGGCGCACCCCTGCGGCGAGGACTGTTCCGGGCTCGGATCTGGCGTCCGGCATTGGTGCGCGCGGGTCTTCTCGGTGAGGTCTGCGAGGTCGGCGACGGCTACGAGGCGGTCTGGATGGATGAGGATGGCTCGGTGGCCTCGGAAGTGTTCGGCAAGTACGAACAGGCGGTCAAACACGTGGCCGCGAACGAAGCTGGCGGGCTGCGGTTCCATGATCTGCGCGACTGCTACGGGACCTGGCTTGCCGACGAAGGGGTCGAACCCCACAAGATCGCCAAAGTGATGGGGCACGAGAAGATGACCACCACCATGGCCTTCTACATTCGCCGCCAGGACGACTACGACGCGGTGAGAGGTGCCCTCGGTGACGACGAGGACGGCGACGACGGAACCGCATCCATCGGAGCCGTAGTCGGCTGA
- a CDS encoding rhomboid family intramembrane serine protease, translating into MTVQPPAPTCVRHPNRPTGLACTRCGRPSCPECLRPASVGQHCVDCLRQGQRDVAPVRTVAGAPAPRASLPFVTYALIAINVAVFAVTAAQSQSLVDNQVSRLFVRWVLYPPAVADGQWWRVLGSGFLHYGPIHLLLNMFALYVIGRDAELVLGRLRYLSVYLVSLLGGGAAVMVFAQDSATAGASGAVYGLFGAITVILIRLRQNPNQMLILIAINVFISFSLPGISLWGHLGGLAAGTLATLGILFLPGWLRAKSPQAARLIGWAAVAVVALVSVAVTGATAMSLT; encoded by the coding sequence ATGACCGTTCAGCCGCCCGCACCCACGTGCGTCCGTCACCCGAATCGTCCGACCGGTCTGGCGTGCACACGCTGCGGACGGCCGTCCTGCCCGGAATGCCTGCGTCCGGCGTCGGTCGGCCAGCACTGCGTCGACTGCTTGCGCCAGGGCCAGCGTGATGTGGCCCCGGTGCGCACCGTCGCGGGCGCGCCGGCGCCGCGCGCCTCGCTACCGTTCGTCACCTACGCGCTGATCGCGATCAACGTCGCGGTCTTCGCGGTGACGGCGGCCCAGTCCCAGAGCCTGGTGGACAACCAGGTCTCGCGACTGTTCGTGCGCTGGGTGCTGTATCCGCCCGCGGTCGCCGACGGTCAGTGGTGGCGGGTGCTGGGGTCGGGCTTCCTGCACTACGGCCCGATTCATCTGCTGCTCAACATGTTCGCGCTGTATGTGATCGGCCGGGATGCCGAGCTGGTGCTCGGCAGGCTGCGCTATCTCTCGGTCTATCTGGTGTCGCTGCTCGGCGGTGGTGCCGCGGTCATGGTGTTCGCCCAGGACAGCGCCACCGCGGGGGCATCGGGCGCGGTGTACGGCCTGTTCGGCGCGATCACCGTCATCCTGATCCGGCTGCGGCAGAACCCGAACCAGATGCTGATCCTGATCGCCATCAACGTGTTCATCAGCTTCTCGCTGCCCGGTATCTCGCTGTGGGGTCACCTGGGCGGGCTGGCGGCGGGCACGCTGGCGACGCTCGGCATTCTGTTCCTGCCGGGTTGGCTGCGGGCGAAGTCTCCGCAGGCGGCGCGCCTGATCGGCTGGGCGGCGGTGGCCGTGGTCGCGCTGGTCTCGGTCGCGGTCACCGGTGCGACGGCGATGTCGCTGACCTGA
- the crgA gene encoding cell division protein CrgA — MPKSKVRKKTDYTINPASRTPVKVKAGPSPVWYVTIMLGFMLAGLVWLLVYYIAADHIGWMADLNAWNFLIGFGLMVVGLIMTMRWR, encoded by the coding sequence ATGCCGAAGTCGAAGGTCCGCAAGAAGACCGACTACACGATCAACCCCGCCAGCCGGACTCCGGTGAAGGTCAAGGCCGGACCCTCACCGGTCTGGTACGTGACCATCATGCTCGGTTTCATGCTCGCCGGGCTGGTCTGGCTGCTCGTCTACTACATCGCCGCCGATCACATCGGCTGGATGGCCGACCTGAACGCGTGGAACTTCCTGATCGGATTCGGCCTCATGGTCGTCGGTCTGATCATGACCATGCGGTGGCGTTGA
- a CDS encoding YoaK family protein, with protein MPGPDEARKRALFDNEARLSWVLAALAGLIGAAAFMHTAGYFVTFMTGNTERAILGHFHDQKDTAMAALGLLGSFVGGVVVASWCRRHYWSGHPHGPTLLTTLSLAVASIIDLARIQNAPDIDFVPILFVAFGVGALNTSFVKDGEVSVPLSYVTGTLVKLAQGIERHISGGDYADWLGYFLLYLSFSLGALLGGLLSMLVAGWAMLITATAVCLIVTGYTYLHLDRHGPLSHD; from the coding sequence GTGCCTGGACCTGACGAAGCGCGTAAGCGGGCACTGTTCGACAACGAGGCGAGATTGTCCTGGGTGCTGGCCGCACTGGCCGGTTTGATCGGCGCCGCGGCGTTCATGCACACCGCGGGCTACTTCGTCACGTTCATGACCGGCAATACCGAGCGCGCCATCCTCGGGCACTTCCACGACCAGAAGGACACGGCGATGGCGGCCCTCGGGCTGCTGGGTTCGTTCGTCGGCGGCGTGGTGGTCGCCTCCTGGTGCCGGCGGCACTATTGGTCCGGGCATCCGCACGGTCCGACGCTGCTGACCACCCTCAGCTTGGCCGTCGCCTCGATCATCGACCTGGCCCGCATCCAGAACGCGCCCGACATCGACTTCGTGCCGATCCTGTTCGTCGCCTTCGGTGTCGGCGCGCTCAACACCTCGTTCGTGAAGGACGGCGAGGTATCGGTGCCGCTGAGCTACGTCACCGGAACGCTGGTGAAGCTGGCCCAGGGCATCGAGCGCCACATCAGCGGCGGTGACTACGCGGACTGGCTCGGCTACTTCCTGCTCTATCTGAGCTTTTCGCTCGGCGCGCTGCTCGGTGGCCTGCTCAGCATGCTCGTCGCGGGCTGGGCGATGTTGATCACGGCGACCGCCGTGTGCCTGATCGTGACCGGCTACACCTACCTGCACCTCGATCGGCACGGCCCGCTCTCCCACGATTGA
- a CDS encoding acyl-CoA dehydrogenase family protein yields MDSVLDFLLTEPLPTAPLDDVGAAWTRHRVAANRFAKPVDIALAGGFGADRLGYAFLSGYQEAVRTLIPDLASDELVALCATESGGGHPAAIETTVTEVDGETRLNGTKTFATLGMLAHRLVVIASVGADLDGRNRLRATVVELPQPGVRVTSLPATPFAPEIPHATVNLTDAVATVLPGDGYLDYLKPFRTIEDIHVLAAALGWLVRVARAAGWPRPVLERLLAGVAAVRGLDIDAPGSPGVHIALGAVFEYLRCLVDELDSRWESADSLTRERWARDRPLLAVAGRVREQRLATAWRSVLSAVERPS; encoded by the coding sequence GTGGATTCCGTGCTCGATTTCCTGCTGACCGAACCCCTGCCCACCGCCCCGCTCGACGATGTCGGTGCGGCCTGGACCCGGCATCGGGTGGCGGCGAATCGTTTCGCCAAGCCGGTCGATATCGCGCTGGCCGGCGGGTTCGGCGCCGACCGGCTCGGCTACGCGTTCCTGTCCGGCTATCAGGAGGCGGTGCGCACGCTGATTCCCGACCTGGCCTCCGACGAGCTGGTCGCGCTGTGCGCGACGGAGTCCGGTGGCGGGCATCCGGCGGCGATCGAGACGACGGTGACCGAAGTGGACGGCGAAACCCGGCTCAATGGCACGAAAACCTTTGCGACGCTGGGCATGTTGGCCCATCGGTTGGTGGTGATCGCCAGTGTCGGCGCCGACCTGGATGGCCGGAATCGTTTGCGCGCCACCGTGGTCGAGCTGCCGCAGCCGGGTGTGCGGGTGACGAGCCTGCCCGCGACCCCGTTCGCGCCGGAGATCCCGCACGCGACGGTGAACCTGACCGATGCCGTGGCCACGGTGCTACCGGGTGACGGCTACCTCGACTACCTCAAGCCGTTTCGCACCATCGAGGACATCCACGTGCTCGCGGCTGCGCTCGGCTGGCTGGTGCGGGTGGCGCGGGCCGCCGGGTGGCCGCGGCCGGTACTCGAACGACTGCTGGCCGGCGTCGCGGCGGTGCGCGGGCTGGACATCGATGCGCCCGGATCGCCCGGTGTGCATATCGCCCTCGGGGCCGTGTTCGAGTACCTGCGGTGCTTGGTGGACGAACTCGATTCCCGGTGGGAGTCGGCGGATTCGCTGACTCGGGAGCGCTGGGCGCGGGATCGTCCGCTGCTCGCGGTCGCCGGACGGGTGCGCGAGCAGCGGCTGGCAACGGCCTGGCGATCGGTGCTGTCGGCGGTCGAGCGGCCGAGCTGA